Sequence from the Corallococcus sp. EGB genome:
AGGTAGCTGATGAGCAGCTGGGCCAGGCCGAAGGTGACGGCGCACCCCACGGCCAGCGAGCCCGCGATGGCCGCCAGCGCCCGCCAGCGGCGGAAGTACAGCCACAGCACCGTCGTCACCCCCAGCAGCACCAGCGTGCCGGAGACGGCCAGGTCCTCGCGCAGCGACGCCTGCTCCTCGGTCATGGTGGCGACCTCACCGTCGAACCCGATGCGCTCCGGCCCCCCGGGGAAGCCGGCCGCCAGGGCCCGGGTCTCCGCCTCCACCCGGTCCAGCAGCGCACGGTTGAAGGCGTAGCCGGTGGTGGCCTCCGGGGGGCGGATCAGCAGCACCAGCCGCCGGCCATCCGCGCTCTGGAAATAGCCGCTCTTGAAGCGCTCCACGGTCGCGAGCGCCCCGCCGCCCACGCCTCCGGCCAGGGACGACAGGTCCAGCGACGGGGGCGTGTCGTCGCCCACCAGGTCCACGACGAAGGGGTTCGCGTGGCGCTCCTCCCATTGGATCCGCGCGCGGACGCGCTGGAGGAGGACCTCGAGCTGGTTGACGGAGAGATAGAAGAGGCCGAAGCGGCGCACATAGTCCAGCTCCGCGTCCGCGCGGTATTCCACCTCGCGAACCTGGGACGGAGGCAGCGCGCGCAGCCGGGCCGCGAGCGCGTCCGCGAAGCGCCGCAGGCCCTCCGGGTCCTTGCCCTCCAGCACCACGGACAGGTGGGTGACGTCATACAGCCGGGGGCCGAGCACGTGTGCGGCCACCACGCTGGGCGCGCTGGCCGGAAGCAGCTCCTCCACCTCGCTGCGCAGGTCGCCGTAGAGGAAGACCGTCAGGACGCCGCCCACGAGGGTGAGCGCCGCCGCGAACACGAGGATGGCGCGGCGATGGCGGACGAGCGCGCCCACGAAGGCGCGCGCGAACCGGTCGCGGGAGGAGCTCCCCGCGTCCTCGTGCCGTGCATGCACCGCCGCCCCCCTTTTCCGCGGCCCGCGCATGACCGGGGCCGCCTGGCCGAGCTTGCCCACGCCCGGCGCCGCGCGCCCGGGCGCCATGGGACCGCGGCCCTCTACCCGACACGCCGTCGCAGCGGCTGTCCGCCCCCGCGCGCTTCCCTGCCCCGGCGAACGAGGTCAGGCGGTGTCGAAGCGGCGGAAGAACGCGCGGTTGAGCACCTCCGCGCAGCCCAGGTACAGCGCCACCAGCGCCCCCAGCGACACGAGGATGGCGGGCGGCGGCGGCACGAAGCCGAAGACGTGCCCCAGCGGCGTGAAGGGCAGCACGTTGGCCAGCACCACCACGCCGAGCGACGACACCAGCAGCAGCCGCGCGGGAGGACTGCGCGCCACGCCGCCCCGCGTGCGGATGATGAAGATGACCAGCACCTGCGTGGTCAGCGACTCCATGAACCAGCCCGTCTGGAAGAGCGTCGCGTCGGCGTGGAAGCCGCGCAGCAGCACCATGAACGTCGCCGCGTCGAAGACCGAGCTGAGCGTGCCGAACACCGCCATGTAGATGCGCACGAAGCGCAGGTCCCAGCGGGTGGGCCGCGCGAGCTGCTCGGCGTCCACCGTGTCCAGCGGGATGGCCAGCTCCGACACGTCGTACAGCATGTTGTTGAGGAGGATCTGGATGGGCAGCATGGGCAGGAACGGCAGCACCAGCGACGCCAGGGCCATGCTCAACATGTTGCCGAAGTTGGAGCTGGTCCCCATGCGGATGTACTTCATGACATTGCCGAAGGTGCGCCGCCCCTCCTGGACGCCGTCGTGCAGGACGCCCAGCTCCTGGCGCAAGAGCAGCAGCGCCGCGGCCTCGCGCGCGACGTCCACCGCGCCCGCGACGGAGATGCCCACGTCCGCCTCGTGCAGCGACGGCGCGTCGTTGATGCCGTCCCCCAGGTAGCCCACCACGCGGCCGCGCTGCCTGAGCGCGCGCAGGATGCGGCTCTTCTGCGAGGGGGACACGCGCGCGAAGATGGTGGTGTCCTCCGCCCGGGCGCGCAGGCCCGGGTCGTCCAGCAGGGCCAGCTCCGAGCCGGTGAGCACGCCCCGCACCTCCAGGCCCAGCTCCTGGCAGACGTGCACCGCCACCCGCGCGTTGTCGCCCGTCACCACCTTGACCTCGACGCCCGCGTCGCGGAGCCCCGCCAACGCGAGCCGGGCGCTCTGCTTGGGCGGGTCCAGGAACGAGGCGAAGCCCGCGAAGACGAGCTCCGCCTCGTCCTCCGGAGACATCGGCGCGTCCTGCGAAGAGACGTCGCGCCACGCGAGCCCCAGCACCCGGAAGCCCTGTTCGGCCAGGGCATCAGCGCGGGCTTGCAGGCGCCCGCGCGCGGCCTCGTCCAGGGCCCATACCGTCCCGTCCGCCGCCTCGCGCGCCTCGCACCGAGACAGCAGGGACTCCGGCGCGCCCTTCACCACCAGGACGCGGCGGCCGTCCTTCTCCAGCAGCACGGACACGCGGCGGCGCTCGAAGTCGAAGGGCAGCTCGTCCTGCTTGCGCCAGCCCTCCGTGCACGCCAATCGCCGGGCGAGGATGGCCTCGTCCATGGGGCTGCGCAGGCCGGTGGCGAAGTGGCTGTTGAGGTAGGCCCACGCGAGGGTGCGCTCGCTGCGCTGGGAGTCGGCGTCCTCGGTGTGCTCCAGCCGGATGTTGGCCTCCGTGAGCGTGCCCGTCTTGTCGGTGCACAGCACGTCCATGCAGCCCAGGTCGTGCACCGCGCTCAGCCGCTTGACGATGACCTCTTGATCCGCGAGGCGCAGCGCGCCCCGGGCCAGCGTCACCGAGACCACCATGGGCAGCAGCTCCGGCGTGAGCCCCACCGCCAGGGCCATGGCGAAGAGGAAGGACTCCAGCAGCGGCCGCTCCAGGGTGAGGTTCACCAGGAGCACGAACAGGACCATCAGGACCGTGAGCCGCATCAGCATGAGGGAGAAGCGGCGCGTGTCCCGCTCGAAGGCGGTGGAGGGCCCGGGCGCTTCCAGCCCCCGGGCGATGCCACCGACCTCGGTGTCGCGGCCGGTGGCGAACACGAGCGCGCGGCCCGTGCCTCCCAGCACCGACGTCCCCGCGAAGACGGTGTTGCCCGCCTCCGCGAGCGGTGCCTCCGCGGGGACGAGGCCCGGCGCCTTCTCCACGGGGTAGGGCTCGCCGGTGAGCGGCGACTCGTTCACGGACAGCTCGTGCGATTCGAGGAGGCGCGCGTCCGCGGGGACGCGGCTGCCCGTCGCCAGCAGGACCACGTCTCCGGGGACGAGCTCCGTGGCGGGCCGGAGCTGCTCCACGCCGTCGCGCAGCACGCGGGCGCGCAGGGCCACGGCCCCGCGCAGGCGCTCCGCCGCATCGCTGGCGCGGTGCTCCTGGACGAAGTCCAGCGTCACGCTGATCAACACGATGACGGCGATGATGGCGGAGCTGGTCAGGTCATGGACCACGGCCGAGACGCCGCACGCCACCAGCAGCACCAGCACCAGCGGGTTGCCCAGCCGCAGCAGCAGCTCCAGGGGGAGCGGCCGATGGCGCCGGGCCTCCAGTGCGTTGGGGCCCAGGGACTCGAGCCGTGACGCGGCCTCCTGTTCCGGCAGTCCCTGGAGCGTGCTGCCCAGCCGGGCGCGGAGGGACTCCACCGGCTCGCTCCAGGCGGGCGGGCCTTCACGCGCCGGTGCGGACCTCTGTCGCCCACCAGGATGGAGCAGGGTCCGCGCCACGGGCCTGGCCCCCTGGCCGCTCGAGCCTCCACCGCCCATCCTCGCAACGTGGGCAGTCCTCCGCGGCGTGGCCAGCCATTCGTGCGAGGAGGAGCACGGCGCTCCGAGGGACGGCTCCGTGGGCTAGCTGGCGTTGTCGCCCTTGGAGGTGAGGGCCCCGGACGTGTCCAGCGCCTGGAGGAAACGCACCGCGATTGGCAGGGCGACGCGGCCTCCCACGCCGCCGCCCTCCACGAACACCGCGAAGCCGATGCCGTCGCGCACGCCGACGAACCACGCGTGGGTCTGCGGCGGCACGTCCATGCCGAACTCCGCGGTGCCCGTCTTGCCCCGGAGCCCGATGATGTTGGCGGCGGACTTCGCCGTGCCCTCCGTCACCACCGCGCGCATCAGGTCCTGGAGCGACTCCGACGTGCCCGGGCCCAGCAGCGACTCCGGGCCCGCGTCCGCGTCCGCCAGCAGGCGAGGCGCATGCCAGACGCCGGTGTCCGCCGCCGACACGACGGTGGCCATGTGCAGCGGCGTGACCAGCACGCGGCCCTGGCCCATGGCGGCCGCGGCGCGCTCGGCGGCGTCGTCCGTCACGGGGAAGGTGGCGCCCGGGGATGGCAGCCCCACGTCGTAGGGGACACCGAAGCCGTAGCGCCGGGCCGCGTCCTCCAGCGCGTGGGGGGCCAGCTTCGACGCCAGCTGGATGAACGTCGTGTTGCACGACATCGCGAACGCCCGGCGCATCGTGGTGGTGCCCAGCACCTCCGACTCGAAGTTGCGGAAGCGCTTGCGGCCCACCGTGATCTCCAGGGGGCACTCGACGCGGGAGTCCGGCGTCAGGCCGCTTTCGAGCAGCGCCTCCGCGGTCACGAGCTTGAACGTGGACGCCGGCGGATAGCGCCCCATCAGCGCGCGGTGCCACCCCTCTCCGAGCGGCCGGCTGGCCACCGCCAGCACCTCGCCCGTCTCCTTGTTCACCGCGACCAGCGCGGCGGGACGGGAGACGTCCGCGAGCGCCGCCTCCGCCGCGGCCTGCACGCCCCGGCTCAGCGTGGTGCGGACATCGCGCCCCGGCTCACCGGCGAAGCGGTACAGCACCTCGCTGCCGCCCGTCCGGCGCTGGAGCCGCACCTCGCCGGAGGGGAGCCCCGCCAGCGCCCGCTCCTGCGCGCGCTCCAGGCCGGACAGCCCCACCATGTCGCCCGGCTGATACGGCGGGCCCAGCGCCTGGAGCACCTCCGCCGTCACCTCCCCTACCCGGCCCAGCGTGTGCGCGGCGAAGCCCTCCGCCGGAGTGAGCCGCGCGGGGACCTTGCGGAAGAAGATGCCGGGCACGGGCGTGAGCACGGCCCGCACCTGCTGGTAGCGCTCCTGGCGCACGTCGATGAACGGGAGGAACTTCTCGGGCTGCGCGCTCGCGGCATTGAGCGCGGCGAGCACCCTCGCGGGGTCCACGCCCAGCTGCGCCTGGAGCACGTTGGCCACGGCCGCGCGGTCCCTCACCCGGCCGGGGATGACGCCGACGCGGATCACCTCGCCCGGCAGGGTGAGCGGCTTCCCACCCGCATCCAGCAACGCGGCGCGAGGGCCCCAGCTCCGCGTGCGTCCGAAGCGGTCCCCGGGCCGCGCGTTGGGATGGAACACCTCCGGCGTCCAGCGCAGGCCCCAGCGCCTGCCCCGAAGCTCGAAGCGCAGCCGGGACTCCACCTCCCAGTCCCCCAGTCCCCGCAGCGTGTGCACGCCGTGGAACCTCACCACCGCCGCAGTGCCCGTCTGGGATTCGAGCGTCGGCGGGTCGAAGCGCGAGGCCATGACGCCCAGGTCCTGCCTCCAGCGCGCGTGCTGCGCGTCGAAGTCCGGAGGCGCCTCCACGAGCACCTGGCGCTGCGCCGCCACGTCATTGCGCGCCCAGGCATCCAGGTACCACCGGGCCAGGGCCTCGACGGCGCCAGGGACGGGCACCGCGGGCGCGGCAGGCGCGGGGGGAGCGGCGGGCACCGTGGGCTTCGTGGCTCGCGGCGCGCACGCGGGAAGCAGCAACAGGAGCCAGAGCCCCACCCAGGAATTGAACGCCCGTCCGTACACGCATCCCCCTGTACCGCGCCCGCCTCGCCGAGGCGAACATCCGGCGCTCGACTCCTCCACCCGGACCCGAAGTCACCACCCGTGCACACGCGGAGCGCGCCGGGCACCGCGCTCCTCGCACCGAGGCGAGCATCCGGGGTTGGTGACGACCACCGGGATGCCCGCCCGCGCCGCGTGGCTCAACGGACCGTCTGCTCCTGGGTCTTGCTCGTCCCGTCGCCCGTCGCGGTGACGGTCAGCGGGCCCGCCGTCGTGGCGCGGAGGTAGAAGAGGCCTTCACGCTGCGGGTTCTTGAGGCTCACCACCGTCACGGGCGCGTCCGAGCAGTCCGGCAGCAGGTGGAAGGTCGTGCCTGGAGCCGACGCGGACAACGCCACCTGCGGCACGGACAGCGGGGCCAGGTTGCCCGCCAGGTCCCAGCCCTGCACCGCGAGCACCTGCGAGCATGCCCCCACGTCCAGCGTCCTCGCCGGGGTGGCGAAGCCGACCTGGCGCTCGTCGCCCTGCGTCGCCACGTCCAGGGAGACGGCGTTGTCCGGGTACACGTCCGGGTCGTAACCGTCGCCGCTGATCCGGTTGCGGCTGAAGAGGTTCGCGGTCCCGTTGTCGGAGATGGCGGCCTGGTAGCCGTTCGTCAGGCCCGACTTGGTCAGCGTGTTGCCGACCACCTGGATGTTCTGGGACTCGGGGGGTGGCGTGAAGTCGAGGTCCACCGCCTGGAGCAGGCTGACGCCGACGTCGTTCTCCGTGACCACGTTGTCCTCGATGCGCAGGTCGTGGCACAGCTCGCGGCCCGCGCCGTAGTACTCGCCGCCGAACACGAGGATGCCGGAGCCGGAGTCCTGCTCGACCAGGTACGCGTTGCCCCGGACCTGGTTGCGCACCACCTGACCGGAGACGCCGTGCGCCAACTGGATGCCGAGGCGCGCGATGTGCTCCGTGGGGCCCAGGCCGTCGATGACGTTGTCCTCCACCGTGGCCTCCACGCGCCCCAGCACCACCACGCCCGCCTTCTGGTAGCCCACCAGCTGGTTGTTCCGGACGGTCACCGACACCGGCGTGGCGCCCGGCCCGAGGTTGCGCACATCGATGGCGAAGCCCTCCTGGCAGCCGCCGAGGTTGCCCGCCTGGTTCAGGTCCTCCACCACCGTGTCCTCGAGGGTACCGCTCGCGCCGTCCAGCAGGATGCCGCGCAGCCGGTCCGCATCCCCGTCACACACGTCCGACAGGCCCCGCGCCGTCACCGTGACGCCGCGCACGCTCGCCACCGTGCCCCGGTTGCGCAGCACCGCGCCCTTGTAGTGGTCCCCGGCCCCTTCCTCGGACGCGGTCAGGGTGTGGCCGGCGCCGTCGAGCGTGTAGCCGTCCGGGATGAACATCGCGCTCTGGACCACGCAGTCCTCGCGCAGCGTCACCTGGCCATGTGACAGCGTGACGGGGCAGGGAGACTCGCCCGGGCCGCAGCGCCGGCCAGCCCACGCCACGGAGAAGGACCGCCGCGTGCTCGCGCCCGACGCGTTCGTCGTCACCACCTCCACGGTGGGCGTCACGTCCTTGGGCAGGCAGGAGAGCTCCGTCCAATCCACCGTGCTCGTCGAGCCGTTCCCCACCGCCGTGCCGAGCGCCCCCACGTTCGACGTCCAGGCGAACGTCAGCGCCTCGCCGCGCGGATCCGTCGCCGTCACGGAGAACGTCACGAGCTCACCCGCGAGCGCGCCCGTCGCGGACTGCGACACGGTGTCCACCACCGGCGGCGCCTCCGCGCGCACGCACAGGTTCACCAGCTGCTCCGTGCTTCCACCGAAGCCGTCCGTCACGGCGGCCTTCAGCTGGCAGCCGCAGTTCGCGGGCTCCGCCGTCGGAGTGAAGACGGGGCTGGCCGCATGGATGTCATTGAAGGTGCCCTCGCACGTCGCGCTCCAGGCGTACGTCAGCACGTCCTGGGGGCCGTCCTCGTCCGTCACCGCCGCCTGGACCTGGAAGGGCTCGTTCAGCTTGACGTCCCGGGCGGCGCCCGCTTCGGAGGGGATGGGGGAGCGGTTGTAGCGCGTGTCGCCCAGCCAGCCCGGCCCGCGCACGGAGCCCACGGCGATCCGGAACTGGAGCATGGACTCCGCGCCTCGCGCGTCCGTGACCCGCAAGCCGATCAACGCGCCCTTGTTGCGCGCATCGGCGTCCTGGGGAAGGGCCGCCGTCCACTTGCACGAAGCCTCCGCGCAGTCGAGCACGCCCGAGGAGGCGGTCCAGGCGTAGGTGAGCGCGTCCGCATCCGGGTCGCTCACGTGCGCGAGCAGGGCCACCGTCGCTCCATCCTTGACGACCGCGGTCGGTCCGGTCACCCCGAGGATGTTCGGCGCATGGTTCGACAATCCCGGGGGCCCCGGCTTCGCCAGCATGGGCACCAGGACCGCGAGCGCTTCGCCATACACGGGCACCTGCATTCCCTCATCCAGCCTCATCTCGGCCGTGATCGAGCCTGGAGCGTCCAGGATGCTCGCGCCCAGGAAGACCTCTTCCCCGCGGGCGTCCGGCCTCAAGCTACCGGCCCAGGTGCGGCTCCCTTCCGGATCTTGCGTCAGGTCCACGCCCCCCGCGGTGCGTGACGCCGTGAGCGCCATGGCACCTACCTGAAGGGGAGTCACCGCACGGGGCGCCACGACCACGACCCGCACTCCGCCGGACAACGGCGCCGTGAACTCGGGCTCCTCCTGCACGCAACCCACCGTGCTCAGCAACAGCAACCCCACGAGGTGCAACGCATGGGCAGGCTTCAGGGTCACGGCATCCTCGGGGGAAGGCGGACGGGAAGGAGGACGATACCGGGTCGTTCCCACACGTCCAATCCACGGGAAGTGCCGCATCTGTGTGCGCTACACGCCGTCCAATGCCGGCCAGTCCCCCGCGACCCGAGGGCCGGGGTCATCGCAATCCTTGCTCAGCGCCGCACTGCTCGATTCATTCGGCGACCCGGGCAATCCCCCGTGGATGCCTGATTCCCCCTGACGGCGAAGTGCTCCCATGAGCGCTCGCGCCACCCTCCCGCCTGATGGCCCGTGGCCGTGTCCAGGTGATGGTCTCCACCGCGTGCACCCGTCCGAGCCTCGCCGTCCACAGCCCTGGCCCATCCGGCTCACGCATTGGGCCAACGTGCCCTTGCTCGCCATCCTCGCGGGCAGCGGGTTGCAGATCCTCGTCGCGTTTCCGCGCATGGGGCCTCGGGGGCGGCCCTTCTCGCTCTATCCCTTCCAGGGCGCCGTGCCGCCATCGTGGCTGCGGCTGGGGGACTGGCTCGCGGGCGCGCGGAGCTGGCACTTCGCGTTCGGCTGGTTCCTGGCCCTCAACGGGTTCGTGTACGTGCTCTATCTCGCGCTCAGTGGCGAGTGGCGCCGCCGCCTGTTCCTCCCACGCAGGGACGCCCGCGATGCCGTGGCCACGCTCGCGTACTATCTGCGGCTCCGCCCCGCTCCCGCGCAGGTGGGGCTCTACAACGGTCTCCAGCGGCTGGCCTACACCACCACCCTGTTCATGGGCGCGCTGTCCGTCCTGTCCGGCCTCGTCCTCTACAAGCCCGTGCAGCTCCAGTGGCTCACCCCCCTCTTCGGTGGCTACGACACCGCGCGCTTCGTGCACCTGCTGATGCTCACCCTGCTCGCGTTCTTCACCGTGGGCCACGTCGTCCTCGTCGCCCTGCACCCACGCACCTTCGGGGAGATGATCACCGGCGGGAGGAAGCCCGATGCCTGAGCGCCTCCTCACCCGCCGCCGCGTCCTCCTCGGCGCCGCCGCGCTCGCCACCAGCGCCTGCGATTCCCAGCGCCCGCGGGAAGGCTTTCTCGGCGTCATGGACCGCTTCAACCAACGCGCCCAATCCACCCTCTTCCACCCCGCCCGGCTCGCCCCCGAGGAGCCCGTCGAACGGCTCACCCCGCCCGGCGACTTCCCCCACTACTTCATCTCCGAGTCCGTGCCCCTGGCTCCCGAGGGCTGGCGGCTGGAGGTGGGCGGACTGGTGGCCCGGCCGCGCGCCTTCTCGCTGGAGGAATTGCAGCGGCTGCCCCGGACCGACTATCGGATCCGCCACCACTGCGTGGAGGGCTGGAGCGCCGTGGCGTCCTGGCACGGCGTGCGCATCAGCGACCTGGCCCGGGTCGTGGGCGCGGATCCGCGCGCGGGGTTCGTGGAGTTCCGCTCGTTCGACCAGGGCTACTACTCATCCTGGGACGCGCCGAGCGCGTGGCACCCGCAGACCGTGCTCGCGTACGGCATGAACGGCGCGCCGCTCATCCCCGGGCATGGCGCGCCCCTGCGCCTCTATTCGGGCGTGAAGCTGGGCTACAAGATGGTGAAGTACCTCACCACCGTGCGCTTCCTCCCGGAGGCCACGGGGGGCACCTGGGAGGACCGCGGCTACGAGTGGTTCGCCGGCGTGTAGCCGCGAGGCCCCCTTCAGCGCTTGGAGCTGATGACGCCCGGCAGGAACGGGGTGAAGCCGCGCTTGCGCAGGCCCTCGCGCTCGGCGAGCAGGGCCGCCAGGGCCTCCTCACGCGTGGCGAAGTGGTTCACGGCGGCGCCGTCGATGGCGCCGCTGGTGTTGATGAACACGAGCGTCGTGTCGTCGCCGCCGTAGCGGTACGAGCGGTGCGTGTTGCGCTCCAGCACCTCGCGGCGCACCTTGCCGAAGGTGCGCCCCGCCGTGTGGCGGACGATGAGCCCATCCAGGTTGATGAGCAGGTCCACGCGGCCGTTGAACTTCGCGAACT
This genomic interval carries:
- the mgtA gene encoding magnesium-translocating P-type ATPase translates to MESLRARLGSTLQGLPEQEAASRLESLGPNALEARRHRPLPLELLLRLGNPLVLVLLVACGVSAVVHDLTSSAIIAVIVLISVTLDFVQEHRASDAAERLRGAVALRARVLRDGVEQLRPATELVPGDVVLLATGSRVPADARLLESHELSVNESPLTGEPYPVEKAPGLVPAEAPLAEAGNTVFAGTSVLGGTGRALVFATGRDTEVGGIARGLEAPGPSTAFERDTRRFSLMLMRLTVLMVLFVLLVNLTLERPLLESFLFAMALAVGLTPELLPMVVSVTLARGALRLADQEVIVKRLSAVHDLGCMDVLCTDKTGTLTEANIRLEHTEDADSQRSERTLAWAYLNSHFATGLRSPMDEAILARRLACTEGWRKQDELPFDFERRRVSVLLEKDGRRVLVVKGAPESLLSRCEAREAADGTVWALDEAARGRLQARADALAEQGFRVLGLAWRDVSSQDAPMSPEDEAELVFAGFASFLDPPKQSARLALAGLRDAGVEVKVVTGDNARVAVHVCQELGLEVRGVLTGSELALLDDPGLRARAEDTTIFARVSPSQKSRILRALRQRGRVVGYLGDGINDAPSLHEADVGISVAGAVDVAREAAALLLLRQELGVLHDGVQEGRRTFGNVMKYIRMGTSSNFGNMLSMALASLVLPFLPMLPIQILLNNMLYDVSELAIPLDTVDAEQLARPTRWDLRFVRIYMAVFGTLSSVFDAATFMVLLRGFHADATLFQTGWFMESLTTQVLVIFIIRTRGGVARSPPARLLLVSSLGVVVLANVLPFTPLGHVFGFVPPPPAILVSLGALVALYLGCAEVLNRAFFRRFDTA
- a CDS encoding penicillin-binding transpeptidase domain-containing protein, with protein sequence MGLWLLLLLPACAPRATKPTVPAAPPAPAAPAVPVPGAVEALARWYLDAWARNDVAAQRQVLVEAPPDFDAQHARWRQDLGVMASRFDPPTLESQTGTAAVVRFHGVHTLRGLGDWEVESRLRFELRGRRWGLRWTPEVFHPNARPGDRFGRTRSWGPRAALLDAGGKPLTLPGEVIRVGVIPGRVRDRAAVANVLQAQLGVDPARVLAALNAASAQPEKFLPFIDVRQERYQQVRAVLTPVPGIFFRKVPARLTPAEGFAAHTLGRVGEVTAEVLQALGPPYQPGDMVGLSGLERAQERALAGLPSGEVRLQRRTGGSEVLYRFAGEPGRDVRTTLSRGVQAAAEAALADVSRPAALVAVNKETGEVLAVASRPLGEGWHRALMGRYPPASTFKLVTAEALLESGLTPDSRVECPLEITVGRKRFRNFESEVLGTTTMRRAFAMSCNTTFIQLASKLAPHALEDAARRYGFGVPYDVGLPSPGATFPVTDDAAERAAAAMGQGRVLVTPLHMATVVSAADTGVWHAPRLLADADAGPESLLGPGTSESLQDLMRAVVTEGTAKSAANIIGLRGKTGTAEFGMDVPPQTHAWFVGVRDGIGFAVFVEGGGVGGRVALPIAVRFLQALDTSGALTSKGDNAS
- a CDS encoding right-handed parallel beta-helix repeat-containing protein, which encodes MTLKPAHALHLVGLLLLSTVGCVQEEPEFTAPLSGGVRVVVVAPRAVTPLQVGAMALTASRTAGGVDLTQDPEGSRTWAGSLRPDARGEEVFLGASILDAPGSITAEMRLDEGMQVPVYGEALAVLVPMLAKPGPPGLSNHAPNILGVTGPTAVVKDGATVALLAHVSDPDADALTYAWTASSGVLDCAEASCKWTAALPQDADARNKGALIGLRVTDARGAESMLQFRIAVGSVRGPGWLGDTRYNRSPIPSEAGAARDVKLNEPFQVQAAVTDEDGPQDVLTYAWSATCEGTFNDIHAASPVFTPTAEPANCGCQLKAAVTDGFGGSTEQLVNLCVRAEAPPVVDTVSQSATGALAGELVTFSVTATDPRGEALTFAWTSNVGALGTAVGNGSTSTVDWTELSCLPKDVTPTVEVVTTNASGASTRRSFSVAWAGRRCGPGESPCPVTLSHGQVTLREDCVVQSAMFIPDGYTLDGAGHTLTASEEGAGDHYKGAVLRNRGTVASVRGVTVTARGLSDVCDGDADRLRGILLDGASGTLEDTVVEDLNQAGNLGGCQEGFAIDVRNLGPGATPVSVTVRNNQLVGYQKAGVVVLGRVEATVEDNVIDGLGPTEHIARLGIQLAHGVSGQVVRNQVRGNAYLVEQDSGSGILVFGGEYYGAGRELCHDLRIEDNVVTENDVGVSLLQAVDLDFTPPPESQNIQVVGNTLTKSGLTNGYQAAISDNGTANLFSRNRISGDGYDPDVYPDNAVSLDVATQGDERQVGFATPARTLDVGACSQVLAVQGWDLAGNLAPLSVPQVALSASAPGTTFHLLPDCSDAPVTVVSLKNPQREGLFYLRATTAGPLTVTATGDGTSKTQEQTVR
- a CDS encoding cytochrome b/b6 domain-containing protein; the encoded protein is MHPSEPRRPQPWPIRLTHWANVPLLAILAGSGLQILVAFPRMGPRGRPFSLYPFQGAVPPSWLRLGDWLAGARSWHFAFGWFLALNGFVYVLYLALSGEWRRRLFLPRRDARDAVATLAYYLRLRPAPAQVGLYNGLQRLAYTTTLFMGALSVLSGLVLYKPVQLQWLTPLFGGYDTARFVHLLMLTLLAFFTVGHVVLVALHPRTFGEMITGGRKPDA
- a CDS encoding molybdopterin-dependent oxidoreductase; this encodes MPERLLTRRRVLLGAAALATSACDSQRPREGFLGVMDRFNQRAQSTLFHPARLAPEEPVERLTPPGDFPHYFISESVPLAPEGWRLEVGGLVARPRAFSLEELQRLPRTDYRIRHHCVEGWSAVASWHGVRISDLARVVGADPRAGFVEFRSFDQGYYSSWDAPSAWHPQTVLAYGMNGAPLIPGHGAPLRLYSGVKLGYKMVKYLTTVRFLPEATGGTWEDRGYEWFAGV